A DNA window from Fusarium fujikuroi IMI 58289 draft genome, chromosome FFUJ_chr11 contains the following coding sequences:
- a CDS encoding toxD-like protein produces the protein MTRMRAFVTDGRGSGSVQSVPRPNPREGEVLVKIHYAALNPGDWKLVEGDVLDGPAQPGLFAGCDFAGTVEDPNGSDWKKDQRVGGWVHGATFEGIGSFAEYMNIEASLVFAIPDNISLQQASTISLAFATATQAMYRHLSLPEPYQSKEDKVDFLVYGASTSVGLYAVQLGKLSGLRAIAVASSKNHDLLKRLGAEVTVDYHDEDWVERVKETTGGELRYALDNIADGGSPDKVARCLAHSTGSQLIALSPLDKESIRTVNPYVKAESMLAFTVFGRALGEEYTVFDNTGPETPDEKSAWEKYLRLVTVMLERGDLEANPVIEVGTLEDVGEAFRLSREGQLSAEKAVLRVNTEFGSDE, from the coding sequence ATGACTAGAATGCGAGCTTTCGTGACCGATGGCAGAGGAAGCGGGTCTGTCCAGTCAGTTCCTCGTCCAAACCcgcgagaaggagaagttcttgTCAAGATTCACTACGCGGCTCTGAACCCTGGTGATTGGAAACTCGTTGAAGGCGATGTGTTGGACGGACCAGCACAGCCGGGTCTCTTCGCCGGCTGTGACTTCGCCGGCACCGTTGAGGACCCCAACGGCTCTGACTGGAAGAAAGACCAGAGAGTTGGCGGCTGGGTTCATGGCGCAACCTTCGAAGGCATCGGATCTTTTGCAGAGTACATGAACATCGAAGCATCACTCGTATTTGCCATACCCGACAACATCAGCTTGCAGCAGGCATCGACTATCTCACTTGCTTTTGCGACGGCCACACAAGCCATGTATCGGCACCTGTCGCTACCTGAACCCTACCAGTCTAAAGAAGACAAAGTGGACTTTTTGGTGTATGGTGCTTCCACGAGCGTTGGCCTGTACGCTGTTCAACTTGGCAAGCTCAGCGGTCTTCGTGCCATTGCAGTGGCCTCATCCAAGAACCATGACCTCCTCAAACGGCTGGGTGCCGAGGTCACGGTCGACTACCACGATGAAGATTGGGTTGAACGTGTCAAAGAGACTACTGGGGGGGAACTGAGATATGCCCTCGATAACATTGCAGATGGAGGTTCTCCGGACAAAGTAGCCCGCTGCCTGGCTCACAGCACAGGATCTCAGCTGATTGCTCTATCGCCACTCGACAAAGAGTCTATTCGCACCGTCAATCCATATGTCAAAGCCGAGTCTATGCTTGCTTTTACTGTCTTTGGCAGGGCGTTGGGTGAGGAATACACAGTGTTTGACAATACAGGTCCCGAGACACCAGACGAGAAAAGTGCCTGGGAGAAGTACCTACGACTAGTAACGGTGATGCTGGAGAGGGGCGACCTTGAGGCGAACCCGGTAATAGAAGTTGGAACTCtggaagatgttggtgaagCCTTTCGGTTGAGCAGAGAAGGGCAGCTGTCAGCTGAGAAGGCCGTTCTGAGGGTCAATACGGAATTCGGAAGCGATGAGTAG
- a CDS encoding related to dimethylglycine dehydrogenase, mitochondrial precursor, whose protein sequence is MAPSPRVLIIGAGIVGVNVADELVSRGWTDITVLDQGPLDMPGGSTSHAPGLVFQTNTSKTLSKMATYTVEKLLSLGCFNQVGGLEIATTPARLEELKRKRGYAYSWGIEANLISPEKCLELYPLLDKSKVLGGLHIPTDGLALARPAQAKLIERTRAAGVKYHGSTVVTSIDHHDGHVSAVNTKNGTFEADIVISCAGFWGVEIGAMVGLPVPLTPMAHQYVHTKSVPCQKGKNEEPNGAKLPILRHQDQDLYYREHGDHIGIGFYGHRPMPVVAASLGETPKNVDSRNMPSSLQFTPKDFAPGWELSKEILPALRETEIDHGFNGIMSFTPDGGPLVGQAPNFDNFYVAEAVWVTQSAGVGKALAELLTTGRSEIDLSECDISRFEQVQLSPAYVAETTSTQFVEVYDILHPLQPKESPRNLRVSPFHQRQQELGAYFLEAGGWERPHHFEANEKLLKDLPEAWKPVERDAWSSRYYSAVSAAEAWKTRTAVALYDQTPIRRLEITGPGAAELLQRLTTGNVAGKVGKVTFTLLLDTHGGIKSDIFVARLGEDLFHLGVNGPVDFHYFTREAKIQTKASPHRAVQVRDITGGLAAVGVWGPRAKDLIKLVSKDDFSDRALPYLSVKKAEISGIPVIATNFSYIGEEGWEIYTTADNGLRLWDALWQGGQPYGVIAAGRSTFNALRIEKGFRSWGTDMTTEYDPYEAGLEFALQPGKDGYVGYNALKGRSSEKVSRRIRGLTIDDGRSVILGKEPVFVKGRAVGYVTSTAFGYSVRKPIAYAYLPKEVLEGDKVEIEYFGKRIKATVTSLPFYQPEKSAYGQTSQASFSARL, encoded by the coding sequence ATGGCACCCTCACCACGGGTACTCATTATTGGCGCTGGCATCGTCGGCGTCAACGTTGCTGATGAGCTGGTCTCTCGCGGCTGGACCGACATCACGGTCCTTGATCAGGGACCTCTGGACATGCCTGGTGGCTCAACTTCTCACGCCCCTGGTCTTGTATTCCAGACAAACACATCAAAGACTCTCAGCAAGATGGCTACATACACAGTTGAGAAGCTACTATCACTAGGCTGTTTCAACCAAGTCGGTGGTTTAGAAATCGCTACTACTCCTGCACGACTAgaggagctcaagagaaAAAGGGGATACGCTTACTCTTGGGGCATAGAGGCGAATCTCATCAGCCCTGAGAAGTGCCTTGAGCTGTACCCCTTACTGGATAAGAGCAAGGTACTTGGTGGTCTTCACATTCCCACTGATGGCCTTGCACTGGCTCGCCCTGCTCAAGCGAAGCTTATTGAGCGAACACGAGCAGCTGGTGTCAAGTATCACGGGTCTACAGTGGTCACATCAATCGACCACCACGATGGCCATGTCTCAGCTGTCAACACTAAGAATGGAACTTTCGAGGCTGATATCGTCATCTCATGCGCTGGATTCTGGGGTGTTGAGATTGGAGCCATGGTTGGCCTGCCAGTTCCCCTGACACCAATGGCTCACCAATATGTGCACACAAAGTCAGTTCCCTGCCAGAAGGGTAAGAATGAGGAGCCTAATGGTGCCAAACTTCCTATCCTTCGCCATCAGGATCAGGATCTTTACTACCGTGAACACGGTGATCACATCGGCATTGGATTCTACGGCCATCGCCCAATGCCCGTCGTTGCAGCCTCGCTTGGCGAGACACCCAAGAACGTGGATTCCAGAAACATGCCATCTAGCCTCCAGTTCACTCCCAAGGACTTCGCACCAGGTTGGGAGCTATCCAAGGAGATCCTTCCTGCACTCCGAGAAACTGAGATCGACCACGGTTTCAATGGTATCATGTCTTTCACACCCGACGGTGGCCCTCTCGTCGGCCAGGCCCCCAACTTTGACAACTTCTACGTCGCTGAGGCTGTCTGGGTCACACAATCTGCTGGTGTCGGCAAGGCACTTGCTGAGCTTCTCACCACGGGCCGATCTGAGATCGACCTTTCCGAGTGCGACATCTCCCGCTTTGAGCAAGTTCAACTTTCACCTGCCTACGTCGCCGAAACAACATCTACACAGTTTGTCGAAGTCTACGATATCCTCCACCCTCTTCAACCCAAGGAGTCACCCCGCAACCTCCGCGTCAGCCCCTTCCACCAACGCCAGCAGGAGCTTGGTGCCTACTTCCTCGAGGCTGGTGGCTGGGAACGCCCTCACCACTTCGAAGCCaacgagaagcttctcaaggactTGCCTGAGGCTTGGAAACCTGTGGAGCGAGATGCTTGGTCTTCTCGATACTACTCTGCTGTTTCGGCGGCTGAGGCCTGGAAGACAAGAACTGCTGTTGCTTTGTACGATCAGACACCTATTCGACGGCTGGAGATCACTGGTCCTGGTGCTGCTGAGCTGCTTCAGCGCTTGACGACTGGTAACGTTGCTGGAAAGGTCGGCAAGGTGACATTCACCCTACTCCTGGATACCCATGGTGGTATCAAGAGTGACATCTTCGTCGCTCGACTCGGAGAGGATCTTTTCCATCTCGGAGTCAACGGGCCCGTCGACTTTCACTACTTTACTCGCGAGGCGAAGATTCAGACCAAGGCCAGCCCTCACCGAGCAGTGCAGGTTCGTGACATTACCGGTGGTCTCGCTGCCGTCGGCGTCTGGGGTCCCCGTGCAAaggatctcatcaagcttgtcagCAAGGACGACTTCTCAGACCGAGCCCTTCCTTACCTGAGCGTCAAGAAGGCAGAGATCTCTGGCATTCCCGTAATTGCTACCAACTTCTCGTACATCGGTGAAGAAGGCTGGGAGATATACACAACCGCCGACAATGGTCTGCGACTCTGGGATGCTCTCTGGCAGGGTGGTCAGCCTTACGGAGTCATTGCTGCTGGACGAAGCACCTTCAACGCCCTCCGTATCGAGAAGGGCTTCCGATCTTGGGGTACTGATATGACCACAGAGTACGACCCTTATGAGGCTGGACTTGAGTTTGCTCTCCAACCAGGCAAGGATGGCTACGTTGGCTACAACGCTCTCAAGGGCCGTTCGAGTGAGAAGGTGTCTCGCCGCATTCGCGGTCTCACCATTGACGACGGCCGCTCTGTCATTCTCGGCAAGGAGCCAGTGTTCGTCAAGGGCCGTGCCGTTGGCTACGTGACAAGCACAGCATTCGGATATAGCGTCCGCAAGCCCATCGCCTACgcatacctacctaaggaGGTTCTCGAGGGCGACAAGGTAGAGATCGAGTACTTCGGCAAGCGTATCAAGGCTACCGTTACATCTCTACCCTTTTACCAGCCCGAGAAGAGCGCATATGGCCAGACCTCACAGGCCAGCTTCTCTGCTCGCCTGTAG